The DNA region AACTTGTCGGTAAAGGTTGTCGGTAATACCGAGGCTTTTCCgagaaatttataattttaattaaaaaaaataaattgaaaataatgaaaatgcaaataaagataataatattaaaattatcaaatattcactacattaaaaaataaataaacaaataaaaatttaaaacaaaaatctgAAGCTCCGGCGGTGGAAAGAGGCGGCGGTGGCACAAACTGGTTTTAGTGAAAGCGCAGAAACTGTTGGCCCAAATGGTGGTTTTGGTAACTTCTccaaaaagaatctgaaaaaataaaacagatctacatcaagaacaagaaaatgagAAGATCGGAAAGAAgatgaacaaaagaaaatatggagTGACAAGGAggcaaataaaacaaaagaaaaaaaaagaaatggacTTATCTTTGCTTCTAAGAAGAACGTTTAGGACCCCCTGGGCTTTCTTGTGACTTTTCTTCTTGCTGCTCTTAGGATCTTGAAAACGGAGAATGAAATCCCAGAAGTTGAGAAAAGGATAGATCTAAACAAGGAGTTGTGCGTAATGAAATAACGAAAAAGAAATAAGATAGAAATTAAGAGAATATAACCAAATTATGACTGGTTTAAAGAAACTAAGAAAGAAGATTACAGcatgaagaagagaaagagtaGAAAGTAGAATTaaaagaagttgaagaaagaaaatgGATTGAAGAAGGGGAGAGGAGTATAAAACATTTGTTTtcgataaaattataaaaattattttaaaattagtaaaagttattttaaaattagtagaaatgttaaaaatatattgatattatgTATGTGACCACTGTAGAAAGGCCCCACACATTTACCGTGGGACTTCCGACGAATTCTTAAATAGTTTTCCGATTATTTACCGAGAACAATTTTATTTTGCCGGTATATAAACTTCCCGAGAAATTTATGACAACTCGTTCCAAGAAACTACCGACAAAACCTTTATGTCGGAAATTTCCGATGAGATtctaacaaaattttgtaaTTCTCGGAAAATTCTCAGTAATCTATCAGTTTTTTTCTGGCAAAAAAGTTTCTCGGTAAATTTTCTCGGAGGATACgtatatttcttgtagtgtgttTGTTGTTCAGTGTCACTACAGCTACAGCGCGTGCGGACTAGGATCAGACGGAACAAACAGGCTGGTCCAGTTAGTAAGGGATGCAGCATAACAAGTCTAAAATCGACGATGGAACTTTGTATGGAGCCATAATCACAGGTGGTGGCTCCGGTGGAACAGTCTGCGTCATTGGCCGTAACTCATTGCGCAGCAGCCAACAAATTCTCGAGGTATTACATTTCATTGATGTGGTGTGGTcaacatatatgtattttattttttgtccaTTACATATTATTAATGATGTAATGGTGGTGATTTGGATGTTTTCAGATTCATCAGAGATACAAAGCAGCCACTTGGGTATTTGCCACTCATATTCAAAAGTTCGTCACCTGGAGCTGGCAGGTTTGGTTACCTCGGATCCGAATTCCGACGTCGTATCTCTCCCTCTGATTCACCCATTGAGACTGTCTACTTTTGTTATAAGacttattgtttttatttatccTTCGTACAATATATACTTGAGTTTCATCTCAAAATTAAAGTAGATTGTTCTTCTCCATTttcaagatgatgatgatgatgatgaaaaagCTTGTGTAGACTACTACCACAAcgttattttaaaacaaaattatattaggCAAAAGAAAAGTACTTACTGTCTTTATGTTAAATTAAAACGTGTTCACATTCAAACGtgttaatttcaattttttttgtgtgaaaacattttaaaaatagtaaaacgaaaaaaaaaaggaagtaaAAATGGAAGTAGTAAGTAGTAGTAGTAAAAACAAGTTTGAGGAGAGGGGTGGGGCTTAGGTCAGACAATGGGTGAGGTTCGCGGATACAAGTAGGCATCATCATTCATGATAAATATTCATGATAAATCACTGCACAAGCACAGCGCCCGAGGATCTTTTTATATCATTCACTGCCTTTAATTGCTTTAGGGCATCATTATCGggtgtcaaaaaaaaaaaaaagggcaTCATTATCGGTAACAAAATCTAAAgtccttatatttttttttctttttggtttttgttcgaatttaaaaaaaaaaaaaaaaattaaaaacgaacCAATCGCTGGCCGCCACGTTTCAGTGGGGCCCGCGAACAGTTAATAAACTCAACAAGGACGTCGCTTAGTTAACGACTTTCCTCTCCTTTTTTGCATTGGTCCTATCGCTATGTGGTCCCCCTCCCCTTGACAACCCCCTAAGAAACCTCCGATAATCTTGCTCTTACATACTGTACTGTTTTTTAATCTTTGCCTTTTTAAAATGATGCCAGTAGCGTTTTATCATATTATAGGCCATGAGATGCatagatgtaaaaaaaaaaaattgtttaagcTTCACATCTGACTAATTATATTAATCTACGCGTTCATCAATGAAGTGAGAAGGGAAAGAAATCGTGATTACGTTTGTGAGCAGAGATCCGAGCAATATGAAAGAGAAGGCACTTGTGCTGATAAACGAGCCGACATGCACGTGCTCACTTCCATTCTTACGCGTTTCTCATCGGATCCTACGAGCTTCTCTCAATCCAACCGTAGTTCCTTCTTCCACGTGTCTTTTCTGCATTCAACCTTGTTCATCATCATATCGGATGCAAACGCAAGAGGAGTTGAATTAAATATCAAATGCTACAGTCAGTAGTAAATACTAGCTGCTTGCTGCACgtaactttttttattaatttgttatttgtttttagtcgtgaataaaaaattatttaaaattggaACTAATGATACGTATTAATATGAAGCTTCTTTCTTAAccatagaaatatatttataaagtttaacgTAGACAAATGTggttaaaaaatgttttaccaaaaaaaaaatgttattattaaaTGGTGAGAAATGAAAGGAAGTATTGGATACAGTCTAGTCTACACGTTCCTCTGCTTCACTCTTAGCTAACACTTGTGTGTGCCCTTTCtctttctttgtcttcttcctcaAATTTGCTTCGTTCACTTTCAGATTCTCTCACCAGACACGAACTCCAGATTCATCCCGACAATGAAAACATTCCATCTCCTCCTTTTTCTTTCTCACTTTCTCTTCTTGATGACGACGCACGCCACGCTTACCTCAGCAAAATCTCAGATCGTTGACTGTACAATGTGCACTTCTTGTGACAATCCTTGTCAGCCAAACCCCTCTCCTCCGCCTCCGACTCCATCTCCTCCGCCTccagccaccaccaccacacccGCCTGTCCTCCGCCTCCTAGATCCAGtggtagtggtggtggtggtggtggtcctTACTACTACTACCCACCTCCTTCTCAGTCTGGCTCTTACCTTCCACCACCATCTTCTTCCGGCAGCGGTGGCTACTATTATCCGCCGCCTAAAAGTGGAGGGAACTACAACCCTTATACGCCGCCGCCAAACCCAATCGTTCCGTACTTTCCGTTTTACTACCACAGCCCTCCGCAGCAATCTGTTGTGTCGGCCGGATCCGATGTGAAAGTCAAACTCTCTTACGGATTCTCTTTTGTCTTAATTTTTGCTCTTTACTTATAATAAGACAGATAATAGAGGTTGATTGTAACTTCAAGAAACCCTCAGATCTATGCATGAGAGATCTTTATGATTCTTCTGTTTTCTTTCTCCACTACGTTTTGCTTGTGCAAGTAGCAAATTTATCTGTACTTCTatcatttttaacaattttatgaATGTAGCCTTTTATTATCTTATAATTCTagtaaaagttatataaatggggtttgtttgtttgcctttatttttggttttaatttcaTTACAATTTGGACTATAGTTTCATTAAAAGGAAGCAATAAAAGTCTTGTTTtgataccaaatatatatatatatatattttttttttttgagacgTTGCCTAGTTGCTACCTCATCAGAACACTACTATAATTAATAACTACAGAAGTAGATATCTTCAACATTTCGACGTAaatcttcttgtttctttttttttaagtatagtttatataagtttcgttcaaattttcatttttcttacaTATCCACCTCGGTGAAAAATGGAGGGAACTGTTATCCACCACAGAAGAAATGATTCTTGTACGGGTTAGGTATATATGCCCACCATCTAGACTACATCGAAGCATTAGACATCAATTTGATTAAACAAATAAGCTTTCCAAGGTCCATTTCGAAGTATTGTATCATTCATACGTATGACCTATAAACCCATGCAATGAATAAGACTAAATTTAAAGTAATAGATCTAATTCAATATAccaagaataaataaataaaccaaactCAAATTCTTACACCTGAAATTACAAATGTAAATAAAACAATAccttttatgtatttttatgcatataaattactaaataactacaaacatattaataaataaacataaaatatcaaGCAATTGTTACATTTTACTTctttaagcaaaaaaaacaataatatttctaaaattgatATTAAGCAAAGTCGTCCTTTGTTAATTGTTAGTTCCTCGGCTCAACAAAGAAAGTTATTTCGAAGAAAAAAATCGCGTGAAAATGGAAGAGGCGCTTGATTTGGATTGATACCAATAAAAGCCCACAAATCGTAAGCTGTTTCATAGCTGACCCATTTTTTATTTCACACACTATTTAAGTGCGTAGAGATGGTGTCATATCGAGTAAGCCCATCCCTCCTTTAAGGCTTGTGAAGCATGAGCTTCAGGCCACATATTATATACGCAAATTTGTAGAATAGTACAAAAGTTGTATGTAGTGTTACTGGTTAACCAGAGCAAGTTTCGTCTCTATGATTCCTTTTTTTGCTCAATTTCAGCTTATATTATCCAAGAGAGTACATGATTTTCAACCACACTTACATACAAAGTGAACTAGTATCACTCATGAACACATAGATGGATCTTACTACCCCGATTTTCTACTTTGATGTAATTCTACCCAGTAAGACAAACCTTTCCTATGACTCAGAAAATGCTGACTCTTAAACCACCTAAATTTGACCACAGAAATTGAATAACACTAACAACCGAAATTAACTAGTTCAGATCAGAAGTAAACATTAGAAAAAAACAAGCATTAGACGCCAAATGATGATAGTTCAGCTTTCGGACTAATGCTTCTTCACCGAGCGATGCAATCCCAACTTAACCCAGCATCATCGAGCTCCCATGCCTCACTTCTTAGCTGAAGCGACTGAACTCATCCATACAGAAAGAAAGAGAGCCTTGACAACCAGCAACGCAACCGGTTCACCAGTCATGGCATCCAATAGTGTGAGTCTGTACCTCCGACGAGACAGAGGAGCCACCGCCAGCACTGGGAAGTAAGACACCACCACATACTAACTGTGCTCCTCTCACTGGTTGACAACTCCAGCGATTGAAGCCTTCGCGGCGTGCTTTCCCCGAGAACCGAGgaaattttgtaaatgtattttaattagtggccacattattttaaaaggtttttaAGCCTCTTAAATATTTGGGACGACGGAAGATAAAAGGGAACAGctgaaattaattttatgaaattctTAAAACATCTACATTTAGGATAGCCTAAAAcacttataaaaaaattctaagaatCAAAAtgtctaaaacaaaatttactaaagtttaaaaataatatttatatctcTTCGATCAACTAACTTAAGTTAAGGTTTAGATTGAAAAAGCGAGTTTAGAGTTTGGCaattaagatttataatttaagatttagaaaataaaatcagaataaaaatataaaaattcaaaaaatcagaaataaaaatttccgaatatatttttctgaaaataaaaaatgattttatatgtacatatatataaaggtagggtatataaatgtttttaacattttatttatttttcattatgtATTCTTTTAgtcctaaaaatatttttaacattaaataatttacgTTAGTAATCACTTTTTGCTTTAGTCATCATCTACTAGTCAGTCAAAAATTACTCCTATCTCTATTCTttaaagattaattttataatgtttcacacaaatttaaaatatacacattaagaaaatacttaaattaatattataaatgcattattttttacgatcatcaattttaataacttttagcggataataattcaataaactcaattaattttcttaaggTTTACAATTTctgtataggaaacataaaaagtCTATTTTGTGAGATATTGTTTTCTAAAAATCTATTTTGGTGGAATGGAAAAAGTATTAATTAGcatagtaaaataatatttaccaTATAAAAGTTGAGCATTGAAGACAGTGAGAATGTTCATATAGGATTTAAAATAACTTACATTAatagaattttataaaaaataaggtaaactaacaaaaaaattaaaatttaacttcATATGGAtactacttttttttaaaaaaaaccagCATAAAGAATAAAAGTTGAGAGTGTTTTCAAGATgtcaaaactttcaaaatttattctttaaaaataaaatagaatttcGTAAAAATAggtataactaaaaaaattaaaaactaactttagttatttttttaaaaacattaactaatatttttaagaaataactttagataatattttgaaaagtaactaatattttttaagaaataataagaaaacattttataaaaatcaaagcTATAACAATACAAGtgacatataattttaaaattccatataaaataaattaaactaacaAGAAATATACAATAGTTCTCGTGGGAAAATATCGGTTTAAAAACATTTACAGTTTGGTTTAGACAGTATACCAATTTAAATTATGTTCTATGGCCTTTCCGATTTCgaactttatatatatgtggCTATACAAGTACGAAACTGTAATATTAGGGAGAgaaagattaaaattttatattcaagGATAGATATAACGAGGATATAGTTTGGGAGACATCTGATGCTATACAATAGCTCTCGTGGGAAAATAGTTCGTCGACCTAAAatgaatcatttttaaaaatgaattaatttgATGTATACTGTTTTATAAAATcagcataaaattaaaaataacgtttgtaataaaataataaaattttaaaaattaaaagttgaaactatataatattgaaaatctataccaaatcaaaattttaatttaatattttaaaatattaatatttccaaaaatatttccttggaaataaaataaaatttagtactATGTATTATAAAGAATTAACTcgatacatataatattttttgggaAAATTTACATTAGAGAGATTAATTAAAATGTCATAAAGTAAGTTAAAACTGAAAATGTATatgtatcaaaaaaaaaaccgagtgatttctaaatatatgttaattttctttaaatttttagatcAAATATGCTAAGAAAACGTAGATCTACAACAAAAatggtaagaaaaaaaaagaaaaggattttttaattaaaataaaggaaaaataaatctcatagttaGCATTTGATGAAAGGTTGATTCAAATTAGTGTTCCAAGAGTagaaataatacataaattacGTGTATTATATCAGTTTAAGAAACAAATTTTCCATATTACTAAAGTATATAAGAGCATATATTGTTTCACTATATATAGAGAACCAATATTCTAAGAAAAATACATACCACAAAGATGGATTCTCTAAAACATCATAAAGTTCTCTTCATCATGGTGATTATGTTCATGAGTGCAACCATGTCCCGGGCCAAAAAGACGACAGTGGTGATTCATAATGATCTTGGAAGTGGATTATCGTTAGGCTATCACTGTAAATCCGGTGACAACGATCTTGGATATGGGCGTTTGGGAGTAGGTGGATCATGGTTCTTTCGCTTTAAACCTGATATATTTGGTCGTACTTTATTCTTTTGCAGATTTAGTTTGGGAAACGAATCACATTATTTCGATATATATAAGCAAAAAAGAGATAGAGAATTTGAGAAGTTTGGATGCACTTACTGTGAGTGGAAGATTCGTAAGAATGGTCCTTGCAAGCTTAACAAGATCACTAACAAGTTTGATGTCTGTCTTCCTTGGAAATCTTAGACTTTTTCCAACAGTTTTAATATCTATAAGTATTATACTCTTATTAACTTTGTGTTCCGAATAATAATATGGCagaggtttttttttgtcaactatcgAAATACGTGTTGTTTAAGAGTTCGTGTACgtcagctttttttttcttggcatCAAAAGCTCGACCTCAGTGTTGACATGAAAAAAGCAAAAACCACGAGACATGGCACCTTTAGCAAGGCGGTCAGCTCGGAGATTCTTAGTACGTGTCACAAACGATATAGAGCAAGAAATAAACTTAGAACAAAGATCAATAAACTCATCAAATCCAGCCCATAAGACTTAGCCATTCTTCTGATTCAAACGCCATTGAGACGTGATCGAGAAGTAGTGAGGATTTCATGGCCCGTAGCAGAGTGTTAAACTCGGCGTGTAGGGGAAAAACACTTGGTTACAAGCAAATGAACCAAATATAGTGATCCCATCCTTCATCTCCATCATGAAGCCACCACCATACCGAGCATCATCAACTTTCCAGGATGCGTCAACCCTGCAGAACGGTTTCGGTGATGGTGAATCTTGTAGTTCAGGTAGGAGGGTTCTGTCGTCTACCTCCCGCCTCTCTGAAACTACATGCGTCAGGTTCCAGATGGCAGCCTCCAAAGTCGCAGACTGAAGAACTTCCAGTGGGGATGTGTCATTTCCCTCAAAAACCTTGATGTTACGCGCTTTCCACAGGAACCATAGGATCCATAGAATTCGAGCTAAACTCTCGTCAATCCCTTCCTGTTTACTGTCTCGTCGTCCTTCTCGCATCTTTAGCAAGTACGATCAGAATGACAAATGACAATGTCGGTCAGTCAGTGAACTGCAAACAGGGACACAATTATATAAGGCTTTCCACATGAAATGCTTTATTTTAAGCGCTTCTTTGGTAGACCACACTTGATTAATTAGGCTTGTGACGCTAGGCTCTAGACAGTACTTGGTGTTCTGCTCATTTTCTAAGCGACACATCTCATCATATCTTGTTTTCACTGAGTTTGTGTACGTCAGTTATAATCAGATCTTAAAATTACGTTTATTGACCACCACATTTGTTTAAGAATAGAACTGAAATATTTCAGATTACTTGAAAAAGgaaagtataaatttttaagtaactgaaaatatcataaatatagCAAAGAAAACCGAATATGTCCAAAGGTAACCataaatatctaaaacaaaTGGTTTCAATTTTCGAGAACCAAAAACACTGAAAACTGAAAGAATCTAACCGAATGGAATCAAAGCTTTGCAGGCTCTTGGCGGACAAAAAAATCTCATATGCTTTCTCTCCTTCGATTTTAATTGTCATTTATTTAATTCCAAAAGCAGTGTAAAAGACCACTAAACCATTCGGTTCCAAGAATTTATCTTAGTAAATAAATCTTACGCTGCCGATATCCTCTCATTTCTATTGTTTCATCACCGAAAGAATGATTTGACAACAAGAGACGAGTCACAGAGAACCGataaaaaagaagttaaaacCGAATCCAGAATGTATAACTTAGTAAAACTTGTTGAAACTACAAAACCTTAGAGAACTTATTGAAACTTCAACTGATTTAGACTGTATAGAATTTGGTTTGTATATGATGAGGACTTGATAGATGGTATATTGATTATTGATTTAAGAATCCAAATTCGGTTACAAGTATATGAtcattgtttaaataaaaaacatacaaaaacaaccaaataaaaaggaaaaaaaaaagaaaatggtaTAACTTAAACATAATGCAATGGAACTCAGTTTCATCACCATCGGATGAAATGTCACAATTACTCTTCTCACAAAGAATGGCTTCCTATGCAGTATCATCCATTCATCCTACGAGTTATCAATGATCTATATATGTGACAAGAATTGAGGATTAAAACTTTGACAAGGAATGAGAAATGTAAAGAAAATATAAGCAAAAGCATTTATCTTAAATGAGGAGAGACTGGATGTGGGGATCGTCTAAAGATGGGTTCTGATTACTTCTTTCCAGACGCGCACCGTAAGAGTTGTCAATGCGACAAAACCCAATTTGTCACCGTAACTTGGGGTAAAGTGCCTAtttcaatatgtttttttataaactctgCAGTAGTGCGTAATTTCGTACCAAACtacataaaaactcataaatattatatgaacTTTAAGCATTTTGTATTTATCTTTCtgaactttatagtagtgcatattttatactaaactaagcaaaaattcaaaaatactacataaactctcaaaattgtgcttatatatattgaccatcaaatatattatttaatcattaattatcaaataACATTGCTTAtgacaaaaaatttaaaattaaaatttaaaatattacattaactCTCAAAAtcgtatttatatatatagaccgtcattagtcatccgttaatttGCGAAATGATATCATTTTGAATAGcttttgtaaaattaataattattttttggaagGTTCAAACTGCTAGACTAAAgtattttttggtataaatttgttaaaattaaattaaatttaagtCTTATTGTTAATCAATAAATGATATCAACTTTTTAATCGTTtagttttatcaaataaatatataactatttattttaaaattaactttaaaatcattattttaaaatttactaattattattgatttaaatatttactttgtagtattactaaaaaattgaaatatattataaaaatgaagaCTTTTGTGTTGGTTTTGCCTTTAGATCAAAGCCAAACGaagttattttgataaattatgtaacatttaaaaattaaaaatgctATATAATTATCAGAATCGtgtttatatacatatattaaccGTTAGAAGtacaaaaatagtattttaaaattttaaaatactattccTCTGTAACATTTATTTGATTAacaataaaacttaaatatcaGTTAATGTtgacaaatttataaaaaaaatacttctaGTCTAGCAGTTGATATGCTCTTACTTGTCCGTTAGTAAGAAAGTTCaaactttccaaaaaataattattaattttacaaaattatccaaaataatgTCATTTAGTGAATTAATGAATGACTAATATCTTTGacggtttatatatatatatataaatactatttgaaattttatgtaatatatttttaaataacatattagaatcaaaatagtatttttgaaattttgcttagttaagtataaaatatgcactattataaTGTTCGGGAAGAAaacacatctatattattaaagttgtagtacaaaatggagatgtttggatacaaggataggagtattaaaaagaattaaagtGTTTTGGAAAcatggaaacatggattgtactctttaaaaaaaaaaaattattggaaacaaaaataatagtgttaagcaaaaaaagtaatgggcttaagttattaagtccattataaaaaatgttgtcaatatatataagaaaaataatacaaaacccgatttgaaataccaactcaaattatagtttttatatttcatattaaattttaaaatataatatatgaaattatctatataatggtacatataaaatattattaattatatgattacttatatgatggtacatataaaatataattaattatatgatgaaaatatacgatatataataatgactaaggattgGTTTTCGGGTacccatacgggtttggttctgatcagtTTTCgaagtcaaagatttcagccctattaggatgtttctaaattttgtttaagtttgattcggatctttgcaggtttggttcgggtttggataacccatttaaattatttttaaaagttttaaatcactatatattttaaatttctcaaaatctttaaataaaataagataatacctataaatttaaataacatatgtgagaatacctaagcttaacataacATTGggttgatttaaaattatgaatacaaaatcaataattattttaagtatttttggtgatttgaatatactttaactatttcagatatttattttgactatctatatatatatatatatatttaaatatttaaaccaatttaaaagtataattttgatgttttatatacgttaaatctaaaaataattaatatatatatatatatatatataagtatataaatctatttagataaattcaggtacccGAATCTTTCGGATTAgattcggttctttaaataacaaaattttgaatagtttgaatatttaatcaatttatgttcgggTTTGGTTCTATATTTTCGAATCGGTATCGGTTATGTTCCTTGCCAAATtctaataattacataaaaaacaaatatcatcatattttttcaaaatatgcatATGTGCACCTAGATCAAaatctataatcatttattttaacaacaagctaaataaatatgttgattggagagagaataaaacaaagctagagaaataca from Raphanus sativus cultivar WK10039 chromosome 8, ASM80110v3, whole genome shotgun sequence includes:
- the LOC130498557 gene encoding leucine-rich repeat extensin-like protein 1 encodes the protein MKTFHLLLFLSHFLFLMTTHATLTSAKSQIVDCTMCTSCDNPCQPNPSPPPPTPSPPPPATTTTPACPPPPRSSGSGGGGGGPYYYYPPPSQSGSYLPPPSSSGSGGYYYPPPKSGGNYNPYTPPPNPIVPYFPFYYHSPPQQSVVSAGSDVKVKLSYGFSFVLIFALYL
- the LOC108836697 gene encoding S-protein homolog 2-like, which produces MDSLKHHKVLFIMVIMFMSATMSRAKKTTVVIHNDLGSGLSLGYHCKSGDNDLGYGRLGVGGSWFFRFKPDIFGRTLFFCRFSLGNESHYFDIYKQKRDREFEKFGCTYCEWKIRKNGPCKLNKITNKFDVCLPWKS
- the LOC108836698 gene encoding uncharacterized protein LOC108836698, which codes for MREGRRDSKQEGIDESLARILWILWFLWKARNIKVFEGNDTSPLEVLQSATLEAAIWNLTHVVSERREVDDRTLLPELQDSPSPKPFCRVDASWKVDDARYGGGFMMEMKDGITIFGSFACNQVFFPYTPSLTLCYGP